A section of the Pristiophorus japonicus isolate sPriJap1 chromosome 4, sPriJap1.hap1, whole genome shotgun sequence genome encodes:
- the rps29 gene encoding small ribosomal subunit protein uS14 → MGHQQLYWSHPRKFGQGSRSCRVCANRHGLIRKYGLNMCRQCFRQYAKDIGFVKLD, encoded by the exons ATGGGTCACCAGCAGCTCTACTGGTCTCATCCCAGGAAGTTTGGCCAGGGCTCCCGCTCATG CCGAGTCTGTGCCAACCGACACGGCCTGATCCGGAAGTACGGCCTAAACATGTGCCGCCAGTGCTTCAGACAATACGCCAAGGACATCGGCTTCGTCAAG TTGGACTAA